Proteins found in one Aspergillus puulaauensis MK2 DNA, chromosome 8, nearly complete sequence genomic segment:
- a CDS encoding putative inositol 5-phosphatase (COG:U;~EggNog:ENOG410QDVJ;~InterPro:IPR000300,IPR036691;~TransMembrane:1 (o426-446i);~go_process: GO:0046856 - phosphatidylinositol dephosphorylation [Evidence IEA]) has product MSSIMESLRIYFLTYNCALTQIDVEHFSNHFFDALPVTDNSSSPPPNLLVLSLQEIAPLAYAFLGGSFLVPYFASFTQAVDRATLRRFDTQYVNVVTENSGMTGLMVFARSDVVNYLSRPDIARVGFGFQDIGNKAAVASRLSYQSHRGPQAGVDLTLIAAHLAPMEDAVTRRNADWRSMVERLVFEGSEGSSNGNNEQNEDESESAALLPGSPESGSKYPGIFTPSDYLFVGGDLNYRTADKFPTKEDSFKYPKADAEPGDPFHYTQLLKSDQLKREMQQSRCFQGLSEAAIAFPPTYKYHRDAQLAARDPAQADKAPEWKWTSHRWPSWCDRILFLDTPPGLGDESKVKVLGYDALPVSPTSDHRAVALTVSIPVSDRRAVNEPQTVAPFSIDPDWAHRRDVARKKEYFVGCLAYLGLTREGNAMVLASTIGILGAWFIIRSLLSS; this is encoded by the coding sequence ATGTCTTCCATAATGGAATCCCTCCGTATCTATTTTCTGACATACAATTGCGCTCTCACTCAAATCGATGTGGAACACTTTTCCAACCACTTCTTCGACGCCCTCCCAGTCACCGACAATTCTAGCTCCCCGCCCCCAAATCTACTCGTGCTCAGCCTTCAAGAAATCGCTCCTCTGGCTTACGCATTCCTAGGCGGATCATTCCTAGTGCCATATTTTGCATCCTTTACCCAGGCGGTAGATCGCGCTACCCTTCGGCGGTTCGATACCCAATATGTCAATGTCGTCACCGAGAATAGCGGTATGACCGGTCTGATGGTCTTTGCACGATCGGACGTGGTCAACTACCTATCGCGTCCTGATATTGCACGGGTGGGCTTTGGCTTCCAGGATATAGGTAACAAGGCGGCTGTTGCGTCGCGACTATCTTACCAAAGCCACAGAGGCCCACAGGCAGGTGTCGACCTCACTCTTATTGCTGCACATCTCGCCCCTATGGAGGATGCTGTTACTCGCAGAAATGCAGATTGGCGTAGCATGGTAGAGAGACTGGTGTTTGAGGGCTCAGAGGGCTCGAGCAACGGCAATAATGAACAAAATGAGGACGAGTCGGAGAGCGCAGCTTTGCTACCAGGCTCCCCTGAATCGGGCAGCAAGTATCCAGGCATCTTTACGCCATCGGACTATCTCTTCGTCGGAGGCGACCTGAATTACCGCACTGCGGACAAATTCCCCACGAAGGAGGACTCTTTCAAGTATCCAAAGGCAGACGCGGAACCAGGCGACCCATTCCACTACACCCAGCTTTTGAAAAGTGACCAATTGAAACGTGAAATGCAGCAGTCTCGCTGCTTTCAGGGATTATCTGAAGCCGCCATTGCTTTTCCGCCAACGTACAAATATCACCGTGACGCGCAGCTAGCGGCGCGGGATCCAGCCCAGGCCGATAAGGCTCCGGAATGGAAGTGGACGAGCCATCGGTGGCCTAGCTGGTGTGATCGGATACTATTCCTAGACACCCCGCCAGGGCTGGGCGACGAATCCAAAGTTAAAGTCCTGGGATATGATGCTCTCCCGGTGTCACCTACCTCGGATCATCGCGCCGTTGCTCTCACGGTCTCAATTCCCGTGTCTGACAGGCGAGCCGTAAATGAGCCCCAAACAGTAGCTCCATTTTCGATCGATCCAGACTGGGCGCATCGGCGAGACGTGGCACGGAAGAAGGAATACTTTGTTGGATGCCTAGCATACCTAGGATTGACCCGTGAGGGTAACGCAATGGTGTTGGCTTCCACCATCGGAATCCTCGGGGCATGGTTTATCATACGGTCACTACTCAGTTCATGA
- a CDS encoding putative RNA 3'-terminal phosphate cyclase (COG:A;~EggNog:ENOG410PNJN;~InterPro:IPR037136,IPR000228,IPR013792,IPR023797, IPR017770;~PFAM:PF01137;~go_function: GO:0003824 - catalytic activity [Evidence IEA];~go_function: GO:0003963 - RNA-3'-phosphate cyclase activity [Evidence IEA];~go_process: GO:0006396 - RNA processing [Evidence IEA]) translates to MDVAEPVRLDGRKLEGGGQLVRIAVALSALTGQAVVIDNIRGNRQGKKGLKASHLAAITTLAELSGSQLVKAQVGSCSVGFYPPSHEQGQQARQSDSNIDIRLPTPGSVFLVFQALYPYLLHSTSADQIRVSIIGGTNVSSSPSFDYVSQVLIPNFARVGLPPLSVRLEQRGWATGHGQMGKVIFTVDSLNVRRGNGGSDGDCPSHEIDLQLFRRGTISKIDITVLAPDDHLDQSETESQYSKGKAKPGRSKNAAQQHVDTAQIGKPETVRQFMERYAHKSLRKRLKELPRAVFTHRSSEETDLGVVPVQTHTTEVTHRRSCMYVLIVAHTSNGFRIGRDTLYGSLKDEPKPKKRQNKPREDMVTRVKGLVDECVDNFARELYDPLLQPSPDGLGTAGRQPCVDEHMRDQLVVIEALARKSGNKNQQDLESREDERYWSLHTQTAQWVCQEMLEQK, encoded by the coding sequence ATGGATGTCGCAGAACCAGTACGACTTGACGGAAGAAAGCTGGAAGGCGGAGGCCAACTGGTCCGCATAGCAGTCGCATTGTCTGCTCTAACTGGTCAGGCCGTTGTAATTGACAACATCAGAGGCAATCGACAAGGCAAGAAGGGCCTCAAAGCTTCCCATCTAGCTGCGATCACGACCCTCGCAGAACTAAGCGGGAGTCAACTCGTGAAGGCGCAGGTAGGCTCATGCTCTGTTGGATTCTATCCTCCGTCGCACGAGCAAGGACAACAAGCTCGCCAAAGCGACTCAAATATCGACATCCGCCTACCGACCCCGGGCTCTGTCTTCCTTGTGTTCCAAGCGCTCTATCCATATCTTCTGCACTCCACATCCGCGGACCAAATCCGCGTGAGCATCATTGGTGGTACCAATGTCTCGTCTTCGCCATCATTCGACTATGTCTCCCAGGTGCTGATCCCTAATTTCGCACGGGTCGGGTTGCCGCCACTTTCTGTGCGTTTGGAGCAGCGCGGGTGGGCGACGGGTCACGGACAGATGGGAAAGGTGATCTTTACGGTTGACAGTCTGAATGTGCGGAGGGGAAACGGCGGGTCCGACGGCGACTGCCCGAGCCACGAGATTGATCTGCAGCTCTTCCGGCGCGGTACAATTTCCAAGATCGACATCACAGTGCTCGCCCCTGATGATCATCTCGATCAATCTGAGACGGAATCGCAGTACTCCAAGGGAAAGGCAAAGCCCGGGCGCTCAAAAAACGCCGCTCAACAACATGTTGATACCGCGCAAATTGGTAAACCGGAAACTGTACGCCAGTTTATGGAGCGTTACGCCCACAAATCCCTTCGCAAACGGCTCAAGGAGTTACCCCGAGCCGTTTTTACCCACCGCTCATCTGAAGAAACTGATCTGGGAGTCGTCCCCGTCCAGACCCATACCACCGAGGTCACGCATCGTCGATCATGCATGTACGTGCTGATCGTAGCCCATACATCAAATGGGTTTAGGATAGGGCGCGATACGTTATATGGGTCGTTGAAGGATGAACCAAAACCCAAGAAGCGCCAAAATAAGCCGCGAGAGGATATGGTCACTAGGGTAAAAGGATTGGTTGATGAATGTGTGGATAACTTCGCTCGAGAGCTTTATGACCCCCTGCTGCAACCGAGCCCAGATGGTTTAGGGACTGCTGGGCGCCAACCTTGCGTGGATGAACACATGAGGGACCAGCTGGTTGTTATTGAAGCGCTAGCGAGGAAATCGGGAAATAAAAATCAACAAGATCTTGAGAGCCGGGAAGATGAGAGATATTGGAGTTTGCACACGCAGACAGCTCAATGGGTCTGTCAAGAAATGCTGGAACAGAAGTAA
- a CDS encoding uncharacterized protein (COG:S;~EggNog:ENOG410PTDG) yields MFSCANYPRGCRGRVNISGGKCPDCVQLNLRRPASSSPFAQPRDYRRALPSEILQNSPYKAMITREMA; encoded by the exons ATGTTCTCTTGCGCCAACTATCCCCGCGGATGCCGTGGCCGTGTTAACATCTCGGGAGGCAAATGCCCCGACTGTGTT CAACTGAACCTGCGTCGTCCGGCCTCGTCTTCCCCCTTTGCTCAGCCAAGGGACTACCGTCGTGCACTCCCATCCGAGATCCTCCAGAACTCCCCATACAAGGCGATGATAACCCGCGAGATGGCATAG
- a CDS encoding putative pyruvate carboxylase (COG:C;~EggNog:ENOG410PM09;~InterPro:IPR005481,IPR000089,IPR011761,IPR016185, IPR011764,IPR005479,IPR005482,IPR013815,IPR011054, IPR011053;~PFAM:PF02786,PF02222,PF02655,PF02785,PF07478, PF00289,PF00364;~go_function: GO:0005524 - ATP binding [Evidence IEA];~go_function: GO:0046872 - metal ion binding [Evidence IEA]), which yields MSATRRIQRLLVANRGEIAVRILQATREACPEIETFALYTEDDRSHCDIGRPQHTLQIGPNGYLDIELLAQLVQQHAIDAIHPGYGFLSESAEFSKCMQDAGVMVIGPGWEILDRTGDKLRAKQLAIENDVPVLPTLEYNIATSSGSSHTPANPEQLKAFAHNVGYPVMIKAVDGGGGRGIRLVRRDDELDNAVRASTAESPSQTVFVEKAAVDGFHHIEIQIIADGNDVQHLWERDCSVQRRFQKIVEIAPSVIRDQNHALVKKVADAAVRIMKAIRYQSLGTVEFLVNEQLGEFYFLEINPRIQVEHTITESITGVDLVQSQLLIAQGYSLTQLGLGGCPEPRGHSIQLRLCSEDPRANFSLSVGKVTEFSVPTGNGVRLDTHVDMAGLSPVVVGAQFDNLLAKIIVTGSLSWQATVLKARRVLADTRIAGVKSNLDLLRGIIGQENFLSGNIDTQWLEKHLDEAVQLGDNISRSLQTSVQISRPSGGLTMPQSSLLFRPGDSWSITLEPLGSQQKETQEQKHHLQLTRVLQNDFPSSISAEVEYTTASAATAYRMKMATTNTSASALVSSHRRGDPRNARHIVLPLSGKLIEILVAPGDIVEENQVVAFIKQMKMELEVRSPRTGRAQWVFEMEEEEEDVAEGILLVELEEELRGKL from the exons ATGTCAGCCACTCGCCGGATCCAACGATTGCTAGTTGCAAATAG AGGGGAAATTGCCGTTCGCATTCTCCAAGCTACAAGAGAGGCATGTCCAGAGATTGAGACATTCGCCTTATATACGGAGGATGATCGCTCCCATTGCGATATTGGGCGTCCCCAGCATACCCTGCAAATAGGCCCTAACGGGTACTTGGACATCGAACTTCTCGCTCAGTTAGTTCAGCAACATGCAATAGATGCCATCCATCCAGGATATGGCTTCCTCAGTGAGAGTGCGGAGTTCTCCAAATGCATGCAAGATGCCGGAGTTATGGTCATCGGGCCTGGCTGGGAGATCCTGGATCGAACAGGGGACAAGCTTCGGGCAAAGCAATTGGCAATCGAGAACGATGTGCCCGTCTTACCGACATTGGAATACAATATAGCCACTTCATCAGGCTCATCACACACTCCAGCAAACCCAGAGCAGCTCAAGGCGTTTGCTCACAATGTTGGATACCCCGTCATGATCAAGGCCGTTGATGGTGGCGGAGGACGGGGCATCCGGCTTGTACGTAGAGACGACGAACTAGATAACGCAGTTCGAGCATCTACGGCCGAGTCACCCTCACAGACAGTTTTCGTGGAGAAGGCGGCCGTGGACGGATTTCACCACATTGAGATCCAAATCATCGCCGATGGCAACGACGTGCAACACCTATGGGAGCGAGATTGCAGCGTGCAAAGACGGTTCCAAAAGATTGTCGAGATCGCACCATCAGTAATTCGTGATCAAAACCATGCtttggtgaagaaggtaGCAGACGCAGCTGTGCGTATAATGAAGGCAATTCGATACCAATCTCTCGGGACCGTGGAATTCCTAGTCAACGAGCAGCTTGGTGAATTCTATTTCCTAGAAATCAACCCACGTATCCAAGTGGAGCATACTATCACTGAGTCCATCACCGGAGTAGACCTCGTCCAGTCCCAACTCCTGATTGCTCAAGGGTACTCTCTCACTCAGCTTGGTCTGGGTGGTTGTCCAGAACCCCGTGGTCATTCAATCCAACTTCGACTATGCTCGGAGGATCCGCGCGCTAACTTCTCGCTGAGCGTGGGTAAGGTGACAGAATTCAGCGTCCCCACTGGAAATGGAGTTCGACTGGATACCCATGTCGACATGGCAGGTCTCAGCCCCGTTGTGGTTGGCGCACAGTTCGACAACCTACTAGCCAAGATCATTGTTACCGGCTCACTGAGCTGGCAGGCAACAGTCCTTAAAGCACGAAGAGTGCTGGCAGATACAAGGATTGCAGGTGTCAAATCCAATCTAGACTTGCTGCGAGGGATCATTGGCCAGGAAAACTTCCTCAGCGGGAATATAGACACACAATGGCTAGAGAAGCACCTCGACGAGGCGGTGCAGCTGGGAGACAATATTTCACGCTCACTGCAGACATCCGTCCAGATATCCCGACCTTCTGGTGGTCTAACCATGCCCCAGTCTAGTCTACTGTTCCGACCAGGTGATTCATGGTCGATCACTCTCGAGCCTCTGGGTAGTCAGCAAAAAGAAACGCAAGAGCAGAAACATCACCTTCAGCTAACGCGCGTGCTGCAAAATGATTTTCCCTCGTCCATCTCAGCAGAGGTCGAATATACTACAGCTTCAGCTGCCACAGCATATCGCATGAAGATGGCAACAACGAATACATCCGCCTCGGCCTTGGTCTCGTCCCATCGCCGTGGAGATCCCCGCAACGCACGACATATTGTCCTTCCATTGTCAGGCAAACTGATTGAAATCCTCGTGGCACCCGGTGATATTGTGGAAGAGAATCAAGTTGTCGCCTTTATTAAACAGATGAAAATGGAACTTGAGGTCAGAAGCCCACGGACTGGGCGCGCACAGTGGGTATTCGaaatggaggaggaagaggaggacgtGGCTGAAGGAATTCTCCTAGTTGAGCTAGAAGAAGAACTGCGAGGGAAGCTTTAG